A single genomic interval of Syntrophobotulus glycolicus DSM 8271 harbors:
- a CDS encoding methyl-accepting chemotaxis protein has product MEKFTGRETLEFFIRIAPILNRLFLMDVFVAVSDRETILSYRAAKTFDIGVKSGDRIKEGTSLAKAMKERKEEILEVGKEVLGVAYKTITEPIFDENDQVIGAISVGTSLQNQNKLREVIEQFSASFQEINSSVQEIASGAENLAKIGEELSQTAVNTKEDVRKTDDIIQMIREIADQTKLLGLNAAIEAARAGENGRGFAVVADEIRSLSAESNNSAKEVNTILRAIAESSNSISSDIQELSAVSEEQSAAMEQISASVQQLVGQLDSLGEFTKII; this is encoded by the coding sequence TTGGAGAAATTCACCGGCAGAGAGACCTTGGAGTTTTTTATCAGGATAGCCCCAATCTTAAACAGGTTATTCCTCATGGATGTTTTCGTCGCAGTCAGTGATAGGGAAACGATTTTGTCCTATCGGGCAGCGAAGACTTTTGATATCGGAGTTAAATCCGGCGACCGGATTAAAGAAGGAACTTCGCTGGCCAAAGCGATGAAGGAAAGAAAAGAAGAAATATTAGAAGTCGGCAAAGAAGTTTTAGGGGTTGCCTATAAAACCATTACAGAGCCTATTTTTGATGAGAATGACCAAGTCATAGGGGCAATCAGTGTAGGAACAAGCCTCCAAAACCAAAATAAGCTAAGAGAAGTGATTGAGCAGTTTAGCGCCTCTTTTCAGGAAATCAACAGCAGTGTTCAGGAAATTGCTTCAGGTGCCGAAAATCTGGCAAAGATTGGTGAAGAATTGTCGCAAACAGCAGTGAACACCAAAGAGGATGTGAGAAAAACTGATGATATTATCCAAATGATCAGGGAAATTGCTGATCAAACAAAGCTGCTTGGTTTAAATGCCGCGATTGAGGCGGCCAGGGCCGGCGAGAATGGGAGGGGTTTTGCGGTAGTGGCTGATGAGATCCGCAGTCTTTCCGCGGAAAGCAACAACTCGGCTAAAGAGGTCAACACCATATTAAGAGCAATTGCAGAATCCAGTAATTCGATCAGCAGTGATATCCAGGAATTGAGTGCTGTAAGTGAGGAACAATCAGCGGCAATGGAGCAGATTTCCGCATCTGTGCAACAGCTTGTTGGTCAATTGGATTCTCTGGGCGAATTTACTAAAATTATCTGA
- a CDS encoding methionine ABC transporter ATP-binding protein — protein sequence MIAIKNLSKTYRTEHLEVKALDNIDLQIEKGSIFGIIGFSGAGKSTLVRCLNRLEEPDSGSVFIEGQEITNLDQKNLRLARRKIGMIFQQFNLFDSMTVYENVAFPLQVAGYPKNQIKGRVHEILQLVYLTDKLNAYPSHLSGGQKQRVGIARALANKPEVLLCDEATSALDPQTTYSILELLKNINEKLQLTIVLITHELDVLKHICDHMAVLEQGKIVEQGPTEKFFLNPESDTAKNFVRIIQSFQEKKFYAGGDGI from the coding sequence ATGATTGCCATCAAAAACCTGAGCAAAACTTACCGGACAGAACATCTGGAGGTAAAGGCCTTAGATAATATTGACCTGCAAATTGAAAAAGGAAGCATATTTGGAATTATCGGTTTCAGCGGCGCCGGGAAATCAACCCTGGTTCGCTGCCTTAACCGTTTGGAAGAACCGGATTCGGGAAGTGTTTTTATTGAAGGACAGGAAATTACGAATCTGGATCAGAAAAATTTGAGGTTGGCCAGAAGGAAAATAGGCATGATTTTTCAGCAATTTAATCTATTTGATTCCATGACTGTTTATGAAAATGTTGCATTTCCCTTACAGGTCGCCGGATACCCCAAGAACCAAATTAAAGGCCGGGTTCATGAAATCCTTCAATTGGTTTATCTCACAGATAAGCTGAATGCTTATCCGTCTCACCTCAGTGGCGGTCAAAAACAAAGGGTAGGAATCGCGCGGGCACTGGCCAATAAGCCGGAGGTCCTTCTCTGTGACGAAGCGACCTCTGCTTTAGACCCTCAGACCACGTATTCTATTTTGGAGCTGCTGAAAAATATCAATGAAAAACTTCAGTTGACGATTGTTTTAATCACCCATGAATTAGATGTCCTGAAACACATTTGCGACCATATGGCCGTATTGGAGCAGGGAAAGATTGTTGAACAGGGGCCTACGGAAAAATTCTTTTTAAATCCTGAGAGTGATACCGCCAAGAATTTTGTGAGGATAATCCAAAGCTTTCAGGAGAAAAAATTTTATGCGGGAGGTGATGGTATTTGA
- a CDS encoding NifB/NifX family molybdenum-iron cluster-binding protein: MGYKVAAASSDGKFINDHFGRSRQFYIFEVDDKDEYHFLELRQNTPACNSGEHGENTMEKSVNLLADCRYVLVSRIGRSAEQLLEAKGVKALTIPDFIEDALPKLIKAETTGK, translated from the coding sequence ATGGGTTATAAGGTTGCTGCAGCAAGCTCGGACGGGAAATTTATCAATGACCATTTTGGCAGGAGCCGTCAGTTTTATATTTTTGAAGTGGACGACAAGGACGAATATCATTTTCTGGAACTTCGCCAGAATACTCCCGCCTGCAACTCGGGAGAACATGGAGAGAATACCATGGAGAAATCGGTGAATCTGCTTGCCGACTGCAGGTATGTACTGGTCAGCCGGATCGGCAGAAGCGCCGAACAGCTCTTGGAGGCAAAGGGAGTAAAGGCCTTAACGATTCCTGATTTTATTGAGGATGCTTTACCCAAATTGATTAAAGCGGAGACAACCGGAAAATGA
- a CDS encoding transcriptional regulator — MSYIKFSECLTSLLSILDISANRLSKAINVDSSLVNRWVNGKRIPGYDSIHIQTIADYFAKNILNSIQAQRLNELFARVCGSHGSASNQKEKIFKLLLEAQGYSIECKRKNLINKKNLFDVNELTHSVALSDEDQIIFRKEKIFSAAISLLETAIHQKCGNHNTIYITYHNDRGIENQNLIDGLREAILKAINHGWNIILLLRLNHNIDRTIELIKFAKPLIRTGKFAPYYINQYDASAIGRENFTVPEIGVLSCFSTKPSSEINCAFYLKNKVAIEIFQNYYQTLLPNYARPLIHYYPPEDRPSFNHCLIKSEENIGNRFQYNYCASPLTLPEQLYVKLLKKKRSQMMR; from the coding sequence TTGTCTTATATAAAATTCAGCGAATGTTTGACTTCGTTACTGTCTATTTTGGATATAAGTGCCAACAGGCTATCCAAAGCGATCAATGTGGATAGCTCACTTGTTAACCGTTGGGTTAACGGAAAAAGGATTCCGGGATATGACTCAATACATATTCAAACGATTGCCGACTACTTTGCGAAAAATATCTTAAATTCCATTCAAGCGCAGAGATTGAATGAACTATTCGCGAGGGTATGCGGAAGTCATGGGTCCGCAAGTAATCAAAAAGAAAAAATATTCAAGCTGTTATTGGAGGCACAAGGGTATTCTATTGAATGCAAAAGAAAAAATCTTATTAATAAGAAGAATTTATTTGATGTGAATGAGCTTACCCACTCAGTAGCCTTATCAGACGAGGATCAAATCATCTTTAGAAAGGAAAAAATTTTTTCCGCCGCTATCTCCTTGCTGGAAACAGCGATACACCAAAAGTGCGGAAATCACAATACAATTTATATCACTTATCATAACGATCGGGGCATAGAAAATCAGAACTTGATTGATGGTTTAAGAGAGGCCATATTGAAAGCGATAAATCATGGGTGGAATATCATATTATTACTGCGGTTAAATCATAATATTGATCGAACAATCGAACTGATCAAGTTTGCCAAACCTCTGATCAGAACCGGTAAATTTGCCCCCTATTATATTAATCAATACGATGCCTCAGCTATAGGCAGAGAGAACTTTACGGTCCCGGAGATCGGAGTGTTATCCTGCTTTTCAACTAAGCCGAGCTCGGAAATCAACTGTGCATTTTATCTAAAAAATAAGGTTGCTATTGAAATTTTTCAGAACTACTATCAGACCCTTCTGCCCAATTATGCCCGACCCCTCATACACTATTATCCGCCTGAGGATAGGCCCAGCTTTAATCACTGTTTAATCAAAAGTGAAGAGAATATCGGCAACCGGTTTCAATACAATTATTGTGCCAGTCCATTAACCTTGCCGGAACAGTTATATGTCAAACTCCTAAAAAAAAAGCGCTCTCAAATGATGAGATGA
- a CDS encoding helix-turn-helix transcriptional regulator: protein MQSVNKEIKSDQSPVNLYSELLPASRYICEAFSKVTQVAARKYEFSIPDKIGCGGFRQISTRKNMIISEFRMCFKYNMDVLGTTNPANIDLCFCLEEGMTWESKEERKQLQINKGETFISNNRHGLEHTCYHQDCQFNFIGIKIPIFRFREIVREYADASDEVAIEKSVGHFAKHRITPSVRVILQQILSCPYQNTMLEMYIEGKLLELLSVYFSEVIMQRGQKTDFIELSRTDRESLLKAKEILDKNIFNPPSCANLARMVYLSESKLVRGFKVFLGTTVHRYVIEKRLETALFLFENGEERIGSVAGLVGYGNMSHFSKAFKKKYGINPSEYVKSTVK from the coding sequence ATGCAATCAGTGAATAAAGAAATAAAATCAGATCAAAGTCCAGTGAACCTGTATAGTGAGCTATTGCCGGCAAGCAGGTATATTTGTGAAGCTTTCTCTAAGGTTACACAAGTTGCCGCCCGAAAATACGAATTCTCTATTCCCGATAAAATTGGTTGCGGTGGTTTCCGGCAGATAAGTACCCGCAAAAACATGATCATTTCGGAATTCCGGATGTGCTTTAAATATAATATGGATGTGCTGGGAACAACAAATCCAGCCAATATTGATCTTTGTTTTTGTCTTGAAGAGGGCATGACATGGGAGTCCAAGGAGGAACGAAAACAACTGCAAATCAATAAAGGTGAAACTTTTATTTCCAATAACAGGCATGGATTAGAGCACACTTGTTATCATCAGGACTGCCAGTTTAACTTTATTGGTATTAAAATTCCAATCTTCCGCTTTCGGGAAATTGTACGAGAGTATGCGGATGCTTCCGACGAGGTTGCCATTGAAAAATCAGTCGGTCATTTTGCAAAACACAGGATTACTCCGTCCGTCAGGGTCATCCTTCAGCAAATACTGAGTTGTCCCTACCAAAATACCATGCTTGAAATGTATATTGAGGGAAAGTTGCTGGAACTGCTGTCGGTTTATTTTAGTGAAGTGATAATGCAGAGGGGTCAGAAAACGGATTTCATTGAACTATCTCGTACAGATCGGGAAAGCCTCCTAAAAGCAAAGGAAATTTTAGATAAGAACATCTTTAATCCGCCCTCTTGCGCAAATCTTGCACGGATGGTCTATCTGAGTGAATCCAAATTAGTAAGAGGATTTAAGGTGTTTCTGGGGACAACAGTACATCGTTATGTGATTGAAAAGCGGCTTGAAACGGCACTTTTCCTTTTTGAAAACGGTGAAGAGCGGATCGGCAGCGTAGCCGGCCTGGTGGGATACGGAAATATGAGCCATTTTTCGAAAGCCTTTAAGAAGAAATACGGGATTAATCCCAGTGAATATGTAAAAAGTACAGTCAAATAA
- a CDS encoding YezD family protein, translating into MVDNKKSGDSSQNPISDEYIEKLVTLLKTIKFGSITLIIQNGEVVQLEKNEKMRIK; encoded by the coding sequence ATGGTAGATAACAAGAAAAGCGGTGATAGTTCTCAAAATCCTATTTCAGATGAGTATATTGAAAAGCTTGTCACCCTCCTAAAGACTATTAAATTTGGTTCAATTACTTTGATCATCCAAAATGGCGAAGTCGTCCAGCTGGAGAAAAATGAGAAAATGAGAATAAAGTAA
- a CDS encoding methionine ABC transporter permease, with protein MSEDLPGLLFTGFGETIYMVALSTFFALLLGLPFGIILVTTDKHHISEAPRINKIFGTVINIVRSFPFIILIVVLLPLSRFIVGTTLGSTAAIVPLSIGASPFVARIIENSLKEVGKGKIEAALAVGANPVAIIARVLIPEALPSLIRGITLAVITITGFTAVAGAIGAGGLGSLAIRYGYMRFRDDVMVATVLILVFFVQAVQWGGDSVAKYIEKRRTKIGAD; from the coding sequence TTGAGTGAAGATCTGCCCGGTCTTCTTTTCACAGGTTTTGGAGAAACAATATACATGGTGGCCCTTTCAACATTCTTTGCGCTGCTTTTAGGATTGCCCTTTGGAATTATTTTAGTTACAACAGATAAACATCATATCAGTGAAGCGCCAAGAATCAATAAAATATTCGGGACGGTGATTAATATTGTACGGTCATTTCCTTTTATTATTTTGATCGTCGTGTTGCTGCCTCTTTCCCGATTTATTGTGGGAACAACGTTAGGGTCGACAGCGGCCATCGTTCCCCTTTCTATAGGAGCTTCTCCTTTTGTAGCCAGGATTATTGAAAACAGCCTGAAAGAAGTCGGCAAAGGAAAAATAGAGGCCGCTCTGGCGGTAGGGGCCAATCCTGTTGCGATTATTGCCAGAGTATTGATCCCTGAGGCACTGCCGTCCCTGATCAGGGGAATTACTTTGGCTGTTATCACCATAACCGGCTTTACGGCTGTGGCAGGAGCTATCGGTGCCGGCGGCCTGGGAAGTCTGGCTATCCGTTACGGCTACATGCGGTTCCGTGATGATGTCATGGTGGCGACAGTTCTGATCCTGGTTTTCTTTGTTCAAGCTGTTCAATGGGGCGGTGATTCCGTTGCAAAGTATATTGAGAAAAGAAGGACGAAGATCGGGGCTGATTGA
- a CDS encoding YezD family protein, which yields MITLDNNKINDLSKNKELYRIMKMIKEIHFGSLNLIIQDGILIQVNKYEKIKLK from the coding sequence TTGATTACCCTGGATAATAACAAAATAAACGATCTGTCAAAGAATAAAGAACTCTATCGAATTATGAAAATGATCAAAGAAATTCATTTTGGCTCCCTGAACTTAATTATTCAAGACGGAATATTAATTCAGGTAAATAAATACGAAAAGATAAAGCTGAAATAA
- the nifH gene encoding nitrogenase iron protein: protein MAKKIKQIAIYGKGGIGKSTTTSNLSAALSIAGYKVMQFGCDPKSDSTNTLRGGKYIPTVLDTLREKSSVKAHEVIFEGFNGIYCVEAGGPAPGVGCAGRGIITAVQLFKQQKVFEELDLDYVIYDVLGDVVCGGFAVPVREGIAEHVFTVSSADFMAIYAANNLMKGIKKYSNSGGALLGGVIANSINAPYAKEIIDDFVEQTGTQVVEYVPRSVTVTQSELQGKTTIEALPDSKQAAIYKSLAEKIDHHTESRVPTPLEISELREWAAKWGDYLLALETGEVRTEAVGNI from the coding sequence ATGGCAAAGAAAATTAAACAAATTGCAATTTATGGAAAGGGTGGTATTGGCAAGTCAACAACCACATCTAATCTTAGTGCCGCGCTTTCAATAGCAGGATACAAGGTCATGCAGTTTGGCTGTGATCCCAAAAGCGATTCCACGAATACTCTCAGGGGAGGAAAATATATCCCGACAGTTCTTGATACCCTGAGAGAAAAAAGCTCAGTCAAAGCTCATGAAGTAATCTTTGAAGGCTTTAATGGGATTTATTGTGTGGAAGCCGGCGGGCCTGCTCCGGGTGTTGGTTGTGCGGGCCGGGGAATCATTACGGCAGTTCAGCTTTTTAAACAACAAAAAGTTTTTGAAGAGCTTGATTTGGATTATGTCATTTATGATGTCCTGGGCGATGTCGTTTGCGGTGGATTTGCGGTCCCGGTGCGTGAAGGGATTGCCGAACATGTGTTTACCGTATCTTCAGCGGATTTTATGGCCATCTATGCGGCAAACAACCTGATGAAAGGGATCAAGAAATATTCCAACTCCGGTGGAGCATTATTGGGCGGAGTAATTGCCAACTCGATCAATGCCCCTTATGCGAAAGAGATCATTGATGATTTTGTTGAACAAACAGGCACCCAGGTAGTGGAATATGTGCCCCGTTCCGTAACTGTTACCCAGAGCGAGCTGCAGGGAAAAACAACAATTGAAGCCCTGCCGGATTCCAAACAAGCCGCTATCTACAAAAGCCTTGCCGAAAAGATTGATCATCATACCGAGTCCAGGGTTCCGACACCTTTGGAAATCAGTGAATTAAGAGAATGGGCCGCAAAATGGGGCGATTACCTGCTGGCGCTTGAAACCGGGGAAGTCCGCACCGAGGCGGTCGGAAATATCTAA
- a CDS encoding ABC transporter ATP-binding protein, translated as MFNKIFEYAGPYKKGIYAATLIFLVSVLMGVLPFVLAYQIIAPLVTGGSVALAEITVRVIGVLVCLVLQAVLYGWGLDLSHKTAYNTLMRLRIALQKKLENLPLGIIQDKGIGTVKKLFVDDVDSLELLMAHSLPEGIANLMVPLAVYIAMFFIDWKLALLSLASLPISLVAMMMMYSVGMKQMGPYYQAGQKMNNTIIEYINGMEVVKVFNKDGESYERFRKDVTNYRDYTLNWYKACWPWMAIYNSLLPCTIILTLPLGAWFVLRGFSTLPSLILVLCLALSIGIPLLKALGFLPAMPQLNYKISALEQVLEAEPLHQTEDGFGGKDHTICFEGVSFAYGDQTVVHDVSLTAKAGQKTALVGESGSGKSTLAKLLIHYYDPQQGTITVGGQSVSEMSLNALNSQISYVAQDQYLFNTSLLENIRMGRLDATDEEVVEAARKAQCMEYIEELPRGIHSAAGDAGKMLSGGQRQRISLARAILKSAPIVVLDEATAYIDPENEEKVEAAIAELVKGKTLFVIAHKLSAMMNADQICVMAHGSLLAAGKHDELLSSCEEYHKLWNASQNSSEWKVATAKGGN; from the coding sequence ATGTTCAATAAAATTTTTGAATACGCCGGTCCGTATAAAAAAGGCATCTATGCAGCGACCCTCATATTCCTGGTGAGTGTCCTGATGGGTGTCCTTCCCTTTGTTCTGGCCTATCAGATTATTGCTCCATTGGTCACCGGTGGAAGCGTTGCCCTGGCCGAGATTACAGTACGTGTCATTGGCGTACTGGTTTGCCTGGTTTTGCAGGCGGTTCTTTATGGATGGGGATTGGATTTATCCCATAAAACCGCCTATAATACGCTGATGCGCCTGCGTATTGCATTACAGAAAAAGTTAGAAAATCTGCCCTTGGGCATCATTCAGGACAAAGGCATCGGTACCGTTAAAAAGCTGTTCGTAGACGACGTAGACAGTCTGGAACTTCTGATGGCTCATTCGCTGCCGGAGGGTATTGCAAATTTAATGGTTCCGCTTGCGGTCTATATCGCCATGTTCTTTATTGATTGGAAACTGGCATTGCTGTCTTTGGCCTCCCTGCCCATCAGCTTGGTTGCAATGATGATGATGTATTCTGTTGGCATGAAGCAAATGGGGCCTTATTATCAGGCAGGGCAGAAAATGAATAATACCATTATTGAGTACATCAACGGGATGGAAGTAGTCAAAGTATTCAACAAAGATGGCGAGTCTTATGAACGGTTCCGAAAGGATGTTACCAATTACCGTGACTATACGTTGAACTGGTATAAGGCTTGCTGGCCGTGGATGGCGATTTATAACAGTTTGCTGCCTTGTACCATCATTCTGACGCTGCCTTTAGGCGCCTGGTTCGTGCTGAGGGGCTTTTCTACCTTGCCAAGTCTGATTTTAGTGCTGTGTCTGGCGTTGAGCATTGGTATTCCCTTGCTCAAAGCCCTTGGATTCCTGCCTGCCATGCCTCAGCTCAATTATAAAATCTCTGCACTGGAACAGGTGTTAGAAGCCGAACCCCTCCATCAGACCGAAGATGGTTTCGGTGGCAAAGATCATACAATCTGTTTTGAGGGTGTAAGCTTTGCTTACGGAGATCAGACAGTCGTTCACGATGTCAGCCTGACCGCGAAAGCCGGGCAAAAAACGGCTCTCGTGGGCGAGTCCGGTTCTGGGAAAAGTACGTTGGCAAAGCTGTTGATCCACTATTATGACCCACAGCAGGGAACAATTACCGTTGGCGGACAGAGTGTCAGTGAAATGAGTCTGAATGCTTTGAACAGCCAGATTTCTTATGTGGCGCAGGATCAGTATCTTTTTAACACTTCTCTGCTGGAAAACATTCGGATGGGGCGTTTGGATGCCACCGATGAGGAAGTGGTAGAAGCTGCCCGTAAAGCACAGTGTATGGAGTATATCGAAGAATTACCCCGAGGTATCCATTCAGCGGCTGGGGATGCAGGTAAAATGCTTTCCGGCGGACAGCGTCAGCGTATCTCTCTGGCAAGAGCGATTTTGAAGAGCGCCCCTATCGTGGTTCTTGACGAGGCCACCGCTTACATTGACCCGGAAAACGAGGAAAAGGTGGAGGCGGCTATTGCGGAGCTGGTTAAGGGCAAGACCCTATTTGTTATCGCCCATAAGCTGTCTGCCATGATGAACGCAGACCAAATCTGTGTCATGGCACATGGCTCCCTCCTGGCTGCGGGTAAGCACGATGAATTGCTGTCCTCTTGTGAGGAATATCATAAACTGTGGAACGCTTCCCAAAATAGTTCGGAGTGGAAAGTGGCTACTGCAAAAGGGGGGAATTAA
- a CDS encoding MetQ/NlpA family ABC transporter substrate-binding protein has translation MKAQSLKFLLVISLVFGVLTGCNKAESPTDQPSSAASPVVLKVGAAAVPHAEILDYVKPKLAEQGIDLNIIVLDDEAQLNPALADKQIDANYFQHVPYLDSVTKEKGYALTVAGKVHVEPIGFYSNKITALDQLKDGATIGIPNNPSNEYRALVLLESKGLIKLKEGISNYSATPKDIVDNPKKLKFAEVDAAQLTRSLPDVDGAVINTNFVLEAKIDPNTALFREDANSPYANIIAVRTGEENRPEIKKLIAVLNSEDVKKFLKDKYGVAVVPAF, from the coding sequence ATGAAAGCACAGAGTTTAAAATTTTTATTGGTGATCAGCCTTGTTTTTGGAGTATTGACAGGATGCAATAAGGCCGAGAGTCCGACTGACCAGCCTTCAAGCGCCGCTTCACCTGTCGTACTGAAAGTCGGGGCAGCAGCGGTACCGCATGCTGAAATCCTGGACTATGTCAAGCCTAAATTGGCAGAGCAGGGGATTGATCTCAATATCATCGTTCTGGATGACGAAGCTCAGTTAAATCCGGCTCTCGCCGATAAACAAATCGATGCCAACTATTTTCAGCATGTGCCTTATCTGGATTCTGTCACCAAAGAAAAAGGATATGCGCTTACCGTCGCGGGCAAGGTCCATGTTGAGCCGATCGGCTTTTATTCCAATAAAATTACTGCTCTCGATCAGTTAAAGGATGGAGCGACAATAGGAATTCCCAATAATCCGTCCAATGAATACCGCGCTTTGGTCCTGCTGGAGAGCAAAGGCCTGATCAAGCTGAAAGAAGGAATCAGCAATTATTCCGCTACCCCCAAAGATATCGTAGATAATCCCAAAAAATTGAAGTTCGCCGAAGTCGATGCGGCACAGCTTACCCGTAGTTTGCCTGATGTTGACGGGGCGGTGATCAATACAAATTTTGTGTTGGAAGCAAAAATTGATCCCAACACTGCCTTGTTCCGGGAAGACGCCAATTCTCCGTATGCTAACATCATTGCGGTCAGAACAGGAGAAGAGAACCGTCCTGAAATTAAAAAATTGATTGCTGTATTGAATTCTGAAGATGTAAAAAAGTTTCTCAAGGATAAATACGGTGTTGCCGTTGTTCCTGCATTTTAG